The sequence TGCATGGGTGGAATGTCCCCCTTTGCCGTGGGAAGGTACGGTCAGATATGCTGGGGAGTCTACCATCACATCCAGAATCAGTCGAGGATCGCATACGCAAAGTGAGCAGGAGACCGTGAAGGGACAAGAACCTACCAGCAGCTTCATGatcatgctcatgctcattgTCCTCGgcctcttcctgctcttgcTGGTCTACCGCCTCtccctcgccctcttcctcaacttcaacagcatcgtccttctcctccccatcttcctcctccggGTTCTCAACTTGCACTTCGATCTCGACTGTAGGTTCCACAtcgacctcatcctcgtcaatGACAATTTTCTCGCCCatttctttctcttcttctacttcttcctcttcaggCTCCTCTTCAGCCGGAGTAGGATTTTCCGTCGATTCCTCTTGACCTGTTTCCTTGCCTTCATCTTGACTGATGTATTCCTGTTCCAACtcttcattcattccattATTTATAGCTTTGAGATCTTCTAATGTATGTTCAGACTGATCGAGATTGGTAGGTTCGGCTCTCATCGTTatatccccatctccctcttcttcttcttcttcttcttcctcctcctcctcttcttcgtcttcagATTTATCCTGAATGTTCTCGACATGCGGTGGGTTAAGCTTGAGAGTGATCTTGGGCGATAATTGCGGAGAGGACAATATGGATTTATCGCTCGGTGGAGGTGTCAAGGAAGCTGTAGAAGCCTGCGAGCTTCCTCTAGTGGATCTATGGGTAgaccaacatcagcattACTAGATCTACTAACATCCTTCATTCCCAGGACATGTTCAACGTATACCAAGAGTAGACTTACCTCGAATCATCGAATATAGGCTGCCTAATAGCTCCTATCTGATTattcccccttccctcttcttcttcctgctcttcctcttcttcagtGAGCTCactatcctcatcccccattTCCTGGGCATcgtcgtcctcctcctcgtcatctgtAAGAGGCAAGGTCGAGCTCGTAGCTGGACTTCGACCTTCCAAGTCTACGGGTAGGTCATTCGCTCGAGCGATAGACGTCGGGGAAGataggggagaagaagtttTCCGACCTGCCGGGACCTCCTGCTGGGATGGTACAGCTGGTTCTAGTGCTGGCGATAGGGAGGGGGAGCGCTGAGGGGGCAAgggaggtggggaggtgagtgacATGATGAATGACGCGCCGGCTGGCTAAGGAAGTGGAATGATCGGATGGGCGGAGCTTGAGCTGGGGGGTTTATCTCAGCCTGTCAGCTGGGTTGTTTGGATTGGTGTCGTTATTGGCCAGTTTGTGATGAGCTGTGAAAGTGACTGtatggatgagaatgatggaatggatTATGGGTTATGGGTTGTGATTATAGCAAGCAGgagcgatgaggaggatagttGTCATGAACCGGGATTACCATcaccaatatcaatatcccATCCACCATACTTGATACTGGACCAACAAAAACGTCACAACACCTTAAGCGTTACTTCCGATTTCAACGGCGGATCTTATTCTCGTATCCCATCTAGCAGAACCTTATAAACACGCTAATGACCCCACGATACCATGAGAGAACCACGTGTCAGATATGTGGCGATCCGACCACCAATATAGTTTCTATGGTGAAGGTCTAGGTTCAAAGGTCGAATGCATGTCACACATCTAAGAATACAATATATCTGGTCGGTAAACATCTCTTCCATTCGCAGATGTCATTGAGGAGAGCTACGAAACTATCCAAACGATAAGTTCGGGATGAcaaagaaagggagaaggcaGGGTTGATGTTTTGTCTAGTCTCCTCGTAATTTCTGGACTCGCTTGAGGACAGAGTCTTTCGCGGGGTCTATTGAGAGAGGGCAGAACAGTCAGCGATCCATTACAGAAATAACAGCTCGATCTCATGCCAGCATCTGTGCTTTCGAATATCTCTGCACCCCTCTCGCCCCAAATTGATAACAGTTAAGGCTCCTTCTACGTTTCCGCTTCCAGGTGATCTCCCACAAATCGAATCGATTTgctctcttccaccttcaGCTCCGTCGCGGTGGTTCTTTTTGTATCATTCTTAGTCCATCCCTTTGGCTGGTTCACTCGAGTCCGAGAGTAGCCTTAACCCATCGTGCCGCTTCCTTTCCCCTCCCGCACCGTTGCAATACGTTTCAAAACAAGAGCAGTAAACTCACCATAAGGATGCTCCTTACTGGGAATCTCCAACAAAGCAGGGAACGCAGCCTGGTACCTATCTACAGTGGGCCTTATCTTCTCGGCGATCTATACACCATTCGAacactcatcaatcagctcgTTCTAAGCTGCATAAACCAAGAGGTGGTCGGCATAGCAGAGGTGATCTGGAGTAAGAGCAACTCACGTGCTGGTTGATAAGTAAGATAGCAACATCTTTACGTTCTGTGAAATCTTGGAAAGCAGATTCGATGACGCTTGTTTGGGTTTCTGCGATCAAAGGTACAATTAGTTATATGCCTTATTACCCACCACATATGACCAACGGGTAATGGTGTATTGAGTAAGTTGAGGAGAGGTAAGCTCACTGGCATCTACAATCAGAaagttcttcttctgattctgatctaCATGGCCTATACCCGCTAATAACAAGCCAGTCACAGAGTCCTATTGAATTGACATCAGATTAGACGATGTGCTCTTCCTATCGATATGGATAAAAGTGGACTATAAGATACCTACCTCGTCTCCTATCACCGCTAACAGGTTTCTATCTTTCGGGTTGCTCGTCGTAGCTGCCatgttgttgaagatgaggtgatggtATAATCGAGGTATATGCAGAAAAGAAAGGAGATATACACAGATGACGATACAAGTTCAACTAGGTCTTAGCTTGAACAGCGTACTCGTGATCTCGGAGAAAGCGGTGATCTCCGCTAGCTAAAGTGGAAGTGCGGGGCAATCCTCAGACCTCATCCCTTCGTATCCTGTACATTACGAGCATTGTTACACTTTCACATTTCCACTCATACTTGAAAATCAGCGATACACTCAGTCATTAGCGATCAACAGTGGGGAAGATACAATGGCTCATGAGGACTTGACTCTGTCTGAGCTCATAGGAAGAGCCTACGCTCGAGCACTTCCTCCCGTCAAGGTGGGCACAATCACTATTGTTCATCTTAACTCAGAGACAAAGGTTCACTTACTGCAATACATGCTTTAGTTTACGAAGCTTGTTCAAGCACGATTTTCCGGCAAAGAGGACCTACAGTACCCCGACGAGATCATATCTTGTATGTCGACCCTGCCGTTTCCTGAGCAGCTATGGATTAATGCTGATAATAAACCGCAGCTGCacttctccctttcctcctcccctctctgccctccttgatcctctcgtacctctcccacctcctatCCAGCACTTCGCTCCTGAACTCTCAGACGATATTCACACATTTGTTGTTCTACATACACACCAACGACCTAccaccaacctcatccaTAGTAGCATTAACCAACATTCttaccatccatccaacaGGCTTAGACAACAGCATACCATCCCTCttatcccctcctccctcagaTTCACAAAATGGGGGTCCCTCTTCACCAAAAACTTCAAATCAAATATCGactctctccctccttcttccattaCTTCGACTATCCTCATCCAATCCGCCAGATACCGTTTCGTCTTTAAACACATATCTATCCAAATTCATCTCCGTTCTTTCCGCgttcccctctccctcgttGGATGTGGGACTGGAGGCTGGTCAACTCTTACCGAATCTACCAGAGGAGATAGGCACACCTCTCAGAGGCCTTTTGAGTGGGCTGATGACGGATCTGGATAATCAGGatatgatcaatcaacagCAGAGCGgggtgaatgaggatgtACAGATGGATAATGTGATATCTCAGAATATCAAACCAGGTGAAGGAAGTAGATTGCCCCTAAAGCAGACTTTAGCGTTCTTCTTGGAGTATATAAAGCGGACGAACAAGTTAAGCAGAAAGGATACGCAAGATGGATATAGGAGTTTGGTCAAAGTCGGAAAGGAGATAACGAATGATCCAGAGGAATTTCTGAGGGTGTTATTGGAAGTGGCGATACAGACTTTGGTGGGATCGGACGCGAATATGCTGGATGCCGCCCAGTATTGGGGAGTGTTGATAGAAGATATATGTGGATTGCTTGGATGGTGGAAGAAAcatggagaagaaggattcgCATTCCCCGTGAGCTGAATTGGCAGAAAGTTTCCACGTATATATGatccatcagctcacacaAAGCCTTCCATCTACCTTCAGAGCGATGTTGTCACTCCCTTATCTATAGTGTTCTCAGCCCTTTCTGCTTCCATGCAGACATTCTCggaccaactcacccagcGATACAGCAATTTGATACAGCAGGCGGAGAACGAAGACGATGGCAGTGCTTTCACACCTCTGGAAGGATGGTACGTTCTCTATGTCCTAGTACACGAGTACTTTCTGATGGGGAGTGACTTGCAGGCATCTCCTTTCATTGCAAGAAACCCTGATGTCAAACCTAGTTCAGCTAGGAGCACTCGATTCTCAACAGGCGTCTGCAATCGCTCCAGGCGTTAATGTCCATACATTCACACCGGGAGAATCATTGATCGTGAGCTGCATATACCATCACTCCTGGCCGGTACCTAGCTGATATCATTCTGTGCTAAGAATCGAATCTCGTTCgaatctcatcctcacctaccTCCCTTGGTACATACCATCCAATATGCCTATGGCgcctcatcaaccttctctGCAGAgttcatccaaatcatcaaatctTGTCCCAATGTCCCTCCACCTGAAAATCTATTCAACTACATTGCCTCGCAGCCTGGTTTGCTAGGCGCATTGATTACGCAAATCAGTCCTTTGGCATTACTGGATATCATGCAGAAGCAATTGTTGGACCTGGGCGTAGATGAGCAGGGTAGGAACGATGATCCGCAAGGAAGTTTGACGAGGTTTGGGGAAGGTGTTGCGCTTGTTGAAGCTTTTGTAGCTTATCATCAGGTATgtcctctctcttttcttttgCTTGTGatgtgagaaggagaaacaaAGAGCTGATCGATGGCTTTTGGACGGATAGTTACCCCTTCCTGCGTTGTTGCAAGATGCTAGATGTGCGGTTGGTTTTAGTCATCTAGATGAGGAGAGTAAGGAATGTATGAACGGATGGGTGAAAGCtattgtgagtttgttttCTAACACATTTTAATGTCTGTGCACAAACGTAGCTTGTCGAGCATATACACTATGACCCAGTCGAACCACCATCCCCTAAAGCTATGCTCGCAATGTACCGCTGACTCTTCTCTTACGCTTGCAGTTCGGCTCAGACGGTATCGAAGATGCCATCTTACTGGCTACACCTCCTCAGAAACTATACAAACTATCCCCTACGCTCATCCAACAGGCCATACTTGCAGTTACAGCCTCTCAGATCGATCTCGACACGTTACACAGCGGATTATCCTACTTCTCTCAACCGCTTTTGAGCTGGTGTCTGGGTGGGGTGGTTGCATGGTTATGCAGAGAGATCAAACGGCAAGGGTAAGTCGTGTGGCCCTCCCTTTCATCTTTTGCTTCTATGAAGACGGATAACCAAGATAACCCAGGCGTTCAAACTGATGAATTATTTATGATCGGTTGAATAGATTATTATCAGCCATCCACCTCATAGTCCTGCAAGATCTTATCCTGGGCCATTCATGTCCCGAAGCTCTCATTCGGGTAAACTCCACGGCCTTGAACGAATTACTCAGCCCGAATAGCGGTCTCGCACCTGTTATTGAATCAtcaagctttgatctcgCCGGAATACGGTCCAAGCTAGATTCATTAGGGTTGAACGCCTCTTTACCATCTAACACTATGGACCTGAATGGGGCTTTGGGGGTGCTGAGGCAGATCGATCTAGCTCAATTGGGGTGGGAAAGAGGTCTATTGGATCCATTGGAGAAAGAAGTGAAGTGGAGAGGACGAGTGGAAGTCACGAGGGTGATCATGGAAGAACTAAGTAATCCCCAGATGATCGTTGGAGATAATTTAGCTGGATTTACGCCGCTTTTATTGGCTATATCCATCGACCAGGATGGTGGTTCACGGACATTGTTAGAGAATCTGATACATCATTCGGAATGGTTATtatctccatcccctccaatTACCCATCTACTCAAAAGGTCGTTGGTGTTTTACTCTGCGTTGGGGCGGGGAGAAAAGATCATATTGGAATTGGCGGATGAACTGGAATATCTAGTCTCTCTACCTGTACGACCATCGGAGAATCCTCAGGGACAAGGGACGAAGCAAAGGAAGATACAGGATGGTCTTTTCACCCAGGTTAGTACAGGTCAGAGGGAGGTGTTGGAAGGGCTGATaagagggttgagggatgatgaagatttgAGGAGTAGGTTTGCGGTGGTTGGGAGGTTGGATCGTGTTTTGTAGATGTAGTGATGTATTGGGTGTTGTACTGAGCCCTGATGAGGTCACTTACGATTTACTAGATACCGGGATGTTTGTCTTTGATCACAGTGTCAACTGTATCGACACCTTGTTACACACTCGGGTCGACTCTTGGTGACCTGTCGATCAGTCATCACACCCTTGAACGTGAACAATCAACTTCGAATCACATACGGTCCATGGCGAAAGGGCAATACCTGCTAATGATAAGCACATCGTTTCACTTCGTCGACATCGTCATGACGACTCACGCTTCAATCTTTCCCCTGAATACCATCTTCAGCCTTCCTTTGACAAAGTCTCTAATCTGATGTGATCAATCTATTCTCGAGGATCATAAAGGTTATCTCTCCTCAAGACATTTCCTTTTTATTCCAAAATTGAATAAACTTAATCTGCCTTTACATACTATTCATCGACTTTCCACACCCTAACACCCTAAAGAATAGAGATCGACCgaatcatcattctcttgATTGACCCAAGCTGATCCTGAGTACTCACAATCACATTCATTCTTTCCTTCGTTCGTTCTACACTACTGTACAACGTCAAGTACCCACTgtcctttctctctctcaccTCTCTGCTGGGCACAGATAAATCATAACTTACCTTACACCTTATTGAACGAACTATCGACCGAGGTGGTATATTTACCACACTTGACGGACCACACCACTCGCCCGACTTAAGATGATCGCTGGCCCAAGTCCAAGTCCTGTAGGGCAATATATCCAATTCGACGATGACAGACAAAAGCAGAAACAGAAGCAAAAGCGGGCCGGTCCCTTGAGCGGTGTTTTTGATACGAGTACTTTCAAAGTGGCGCTGCGCTCAAGGGGAAGTAAGATTCGTTTATCCCTTTTGGTAAGTCTCTCCCATACTCCATTTCCACGAGAGGGAACTTCACTGAATATGTTCTGTTCTAGTCCTTTCACGTTCTGTTCATACTGGTAATTACGATATTCACGTTTCTGACTACTCGGAACTATGGATTACTCGTTGTTCACCTAATCTCTTTGGGGGCGA comes from Kwoniella bestiolae CBS 10118 chromosome 1, complete sequence and encodes:
- a CDS encoding V-type proton ATPase subunit F, whose protein sequence is MAATTSNPKDRNLLAVIGDEDSVTGLLLAGIGHVDQNQKKNFLIVDAKTQTSVIESAFQDFTERKDVAILLINQHIAEKIRPTVDRYQAAFPALLEIPSKEHPYDPAKDSVLKRVQKLRGD